Proteins encoded within one genomic window of Microbacterium sp. LKL04:
- a CDS encoding glutamate--cysteine ligase yields the protein MGEEVEKQEITGADRTLHREKIRRNLDVFERMLREARFDTDDPMTGLELELNLVDAVGDPAMRNEQVLRAIADPAFVTELGRFNVEINVPPAKLREGGLSTFEDGMRKRLNDAEVRSADLGAHLVMIGILPTLAQRHLSSDTLSPDSRYDLLNEQVLDARGEDIAISIAGPERLETTADSIVPEAACTSTQFHVQTSPAQFASYWNASQAIAGAQLAVAANSPYLLGRELWRESRIPLFEQATDTRSEELKAQGVRPRVWFGERWITSVFDLFEENVRYFPALLPIIDDEDPLEVLESGGVPSLAELKLHNGTVYRWNRPVYDIADGMPHLRVENRILAAGPTVVDTVANAAFYFGLVRSLAEDERPVWSRMPFAAAQENFQSAARVGIDAQLSWPGTGQVPATGLILDTLLPLAAEGLDAWGVPPHERDRYLGIIEGRCVTRTNGAEWFARRMRARSGMERDDALRTTLLEYREAMHTNEPVHTWS from the coding sequence GTGGGAGAAGAAGTCGAGAAGCAGGAGATCACGGGTGCCGACCGCACCCTTCATCGCGAGAAGATCCGTCGGAACCTCGACGTCTTCGAACGGATGCTGCGCGAAGCCCGGTTCGACACCGATGACCCGATGACGGGGCTCGAACTCGAGCTGAACCTCGTGGACGCCGTCGGGGACCCCGCCATGCGAAACGAGCAGGTCCTCAGGGCGATCGCCGATCCCGCGTTCGTGACGGAGCTCGGTCGCTTCAACGTCGAGATCAACGTGCCGCCCGCGAAGCTGCGCGAGGGCGGTCTCTCGACCTTCGAGGACGGCATGCGAAAGCGACTGAACGACGCCGAGGTGCGGTCCGCCGACCTCGGCGCGCACCTCGTGATGATCGGCATCCTGCCCACCCTGGCGCAGCGTCATCTGAGCAGCGACACCCTCAGCCCGGACTCGCGGTACGACCTGCTGAACGAGCAGGTGCTGGACGCGCGCGGTGAGGACATCGCGATCTCGATCGCCGGGCCTGAGCGACTCGAGACGACGGCCGACTCGATCGTGCCCGAGGCGGCGTGCACGAGCACGCAGTTCCACGTGCAGACCTCGCCCGCGCAGTTCGCGTCGTACTGGAACGCGTCGCAGGCGATCGCGGGTGCGCAGCTCGCGGTGGCGGCGAACTCGCCCTACCTGCTGGGCCGGGAGCTGTGGCGCGAGTCGCGGATTCCGCTCTTCGAGCAGGCGACCGACACACGTAGCGAGGAGTTGAAGGCGCAGGGCGTGCGTCCTCGGGTGTGGTTCGGCGAACGCTGGATCACGTCGGTGTTCGACCTGTTCGAAGAGAACGTCCGGTACTTCCCGGCGCTGCTGCCGATCATCGACGATGAGGACCCACTCGAGGTGCTCGAGTCGGGCGGCGTGCCGTCGCTGGCGGAACTGAAGCTGCACAACGGCACGGTGTACCGGTGGAACCGCCCGGTGTACGACATCGCCGACGGAATGCCGCACCTGCGTGTGGAGAACCGCATCCTCGCGGCGGGTCCGACGGTGGTCGACACGGTCGCGAACGCCGCGTTCTATTTCGGCCTGGTGCGTTCGCTCGCGGAGGATGAGCGCCCGGTGTGGTCGCGGATGCCGTTCGCCGCCGCGCAGGAGAACTTCCAGTCGGCGGCGCGCGTGGGCATCGACGCGCAGCTGTCGTGGCCGGGTACCGGTCAGGTGCCCGCGACGGGCCTGATCCTCGACACCCTGCTGCCCCTCGCCGCGGAGGGCCTCGATGCGTGGGGCGTTCCGCCCCACGAGCGCGACCGCTACCTCGGGATCATCGAGGGCCGCTGCGTGACGAGGACGAACGGCGCCGAATGGTTCGCCCGTCGAATGCGGGCTCGCTCGGGGATGGAGCGCGACGACGCTCTCCGCACCACGCTGCTCGAGTACCGCGAGGCGATGCACACGAACGAGCCGGTGCACACCTGGAGCTGA
- the coaA gene encoding type I pantothenate kinase encodes MSPDETPTTIDSLYREIPRAEWARMAAGVEQPLTENEVVQLRGIGDRLDITEVREVYLPLSRLLSLYASATKRLGSDTADFVGEADATTPFIVAVAGSVAVGKSTVARLLRELMSRWPGTPRVELVTTDGFLYPNAELERRGIMDRKGFPESYDRRALVEFLVAVKSGEPEVRAPYYSHMRYDIIPDAQVTVRRPDVIIVEGLNVLASAPNPHDIAVSELFDFSIYVDADHDHIAQWYVNRFLALREAAFSNPNSFFKVFADISDDEAVSRALGYWNDINLPNLLENVEPTRHRAKLVLRKAADHTVETVRLRKL; translated from the coding sequence ATGTCCCCCGATGAGACGCCGACGACCATCGACTCGTTGTACCGCGAGATCCCCCGCGCCGAGTGGGCCCGCATGGCGGCCGGCGTGGAACAGCCGCTCACCGAGAACGAGGTCGTCCAGCTGCGCGGCATCGGCGACCGTCTCGACATCACCGAGGTGCGCGAGGTCTACCTGCCCCTCAGCCGCCTGCTCTCGCTCTACGCCTCGGCCACCAAGCGGCTCGGTTCCGACACGGCGGACTTCGTCGGCGAAGCGGATGCCACGACCCCGTTCATCGTCGCCGTCGCGGGGTCCGTGGCGGTCGGCAAGTCGACGGTCGCCCGTCTGCTGCGCGAGCTGATGAGCCGGTGGCCCGGTACGCCGCGCGTCGAACTCGTGACGACCGACGGCTTCCTCTACCCGAACGCCGAGCTCGAACGCCGCGGGATCATGGACCGCAAGGGCTTCCCCGAGTCGTATGACCGCCGCGCGCTCGTCGAGTTCCTCGTCGCCGTGAAGTCTGGGGAGCCCGAGGTGCGGGCGCCGTACTACTCGCACATGCGGTACGACATCATCCCCGACGCGCAGGTCACGGTCCGCCGCCCCGACGTCATCATCGTCGAGGGCTTGAACGTCCTCGCGTCCGCGCCGAACCCCCATGACATCGCCGTCAGCGAGCTGTTCGACTTCTCGATCTACGTCGACGCCGATCACGACCACATCGCCCAGTGGTACGTGAACCGGTTCCTCGCGCTCCGCGAAGCCGCCTTCTCGAACCCGAACTCGTTCTTCAAGGTCTTCGCCGACATCTCCGACGACGAAGCCGTCTCACGGGCGCTGGGGTACTGGAACGACATCAACCTGCCGAACCTGCTCGAGAACGTCGAGCCGACCCGGCACCGCGCGAAGCTCGTACTCCGCAAGGCCGCCGACCACACCGTCGAGACGGTGCGCCTGCGCAAGCTCTGA
- the rfbB gene encoding dTDP-glucose 4,6-dehydratase has protein sequence MAHLLVTGGAGFIGSNFVHHVVAHTDHTVTVLDKLTYAGNESSLAGLPEDRVNLVVGDIADAELVDGLFEKADAVVHYAAESHNDNSLHDPRPFLDTNIIGTYTLLEAARRHDTRLHHISTDEVYGDLELDDPARFTEQTPYNPSSPYSSTKAGSDLLVRAWVRSFGVRATISNCSNNYGPYQHVEKFIPRQITNVLRGIRPKLYGKGENVRDWIHADDHSSAVLTILDKGEIGETYLIGADGEKDNKTVVELILQLMGESPDAYDHVTDRAGHDLRYAIDSTKLRTELGWTPTYRDFEAGLAATIDWYRENEAWWAPAKDGVEAFYASKGQ, from the coding sequence ATGGCACACCTCCTCGTTACCGGCGGCGCCGGCTTCATCGGCTCGAACTTCGTCCACCACGTCGTCGCACACACCGACCACACCGTCACGGTGCTCGACAAGCTCACGTACGCGGGTAACGAGTCCTCGCTCGCCGGCCTCCCCGAGGACCGCGTGAACCTCGTCGTGGGCGACATCGCCGACGCCGAGCTCGTGGACGGCCTCTTCGAGAAGGCGGATGCCGTCGTGCACTACGCGGCGGAGTCGCACAACGACAACTCGCTCCACGACCCCCGGCCGTTCCTCGACACGAACATCATCGGGACGTACACGCTGCTCGAAGCAGCACGCCGCCACGACACCCGGCTGCACCACATCTCGACCGACGAGGTCTACGGAGACCTCGAGCTCGACGACCCGGCGCGGTTCACGGAGCAGACTCCGTACAACCCGTCGTCCCCGTACTCCTCGACCAAGGCGGGCAGCGACCTGCTCGTCCGCGCCTGGGTACGCTCGTTCGGCGTCCGCGCGACGATCAGCAACTGCTCGAACAACTACGGGCCGTACCAGCACGTCGAGAAGTTCATCCCGCGACAGATCACAAACGTGCTGCGCGGCATCCGTCCCAAGCTCTACGGCAAGGGCGAGAACGTGCGGGACTGGATCCACGCCGACGACCACTCGTCCGCCGTGCTGACCATCCTCGACAAGGGTGAGATCGGCGAGACCTACCTGATCGGCGCCGACGGCGAGAAGGACAACAAGACCGTCGTCGAGCTGATCCTGCAGCTCATGGGCGAGTCGCCCGACGCCTACGACCACGTCACCGACCGCGCCGGTCACGACCTGCGCTACGCGATCGATTCCACCAAGCTCCGCACCGAGCTCGGCTGGACCCCCACCTACCGCGACTTCGAGGCGGGTCTCGCCGCGACGATCGACTGGTACCGCGAGAACGAAGCGTGGTGGGCTCCCGCGAAAGACGGCGTCGAGGCGTTCTACGCCAGCAAGGGACAGTGA
- a CDS encoding SDR family oxidoreductase has translation MTDQYTFDNPVTRYARVEPPVQHQPEPGVQARMTPVPDLGEHTYRGSDRLRGRKALVTGGDSGIGAAAAIAFAREGADVVIVHLPDESEDADHVLQVIAEAGVRGHAIAADIADPARCRDLVAEAAEFLGGIDILVSNAGKQVAVERVENLSDDQFRTTFETNVFAFFWIVKAALAHMPAGASIISTASLEAYKPAPDRLDYAATKAAVNNLSKGLAQQLAPRGIRVNVVAPGPVWSALQVSDGVSDEQMKAFDEENEYKRAGQPAEIAPAFVFLASAESSYVSGETLNVNGGMVTP, from the coding sequence ATGACCGACCAGTACACGTTCGACAACCCCGTCACCCGCTACGCCCGCGTCGAGCCGCCCGTGCAGCACCAGCCCGAGCCCGGCGTGCAGGCGCGGATGACGCCGGTCCCCGACCTGGGCGAGCACACGTACCGGGGGTCCGATCGCCTGCGCGGACGCAAGGCGCTCGTCACGGGCGGCGACTCGGGCATCGGGGCGGCCGCGGCCATCGCGTTCGCGCGCGAGGGAGCCGACGTCGTCATCGTGCATCTGCCCGACGAGAGCGAGGATGCCGACCACGTCCTGCAGGTCATCGCCGAGGCCGGTGTGCGCGGCCACGCCATCGCCGCCGACATCGCCGACCCCGCGCGCTGCCGCGACCTCGTCGCCGAGGCGGCGGAGTTCCTGGGCGGCATCGACATCCTCGTCAGCAACGCCGGAAAGCAGGTCGCCGTCGAGCGCGTCGAAAACCTCTCCGACGACCAGTTCCGCACCACGTTCGAGACCAACGTCTTCGCGTTCTTCTGGATCGTGAAGGCCGCGCTCGCCCACATGCCGGCCGGGGCATCCATCATCAGCACCGCCTCGCTCGAGGCGTACAAGCCCGCCCCCGACCGCCTCGACTACGCCGCGACGAAGGCGGCGGTCAACAACCTCTCGAAGGGTCTCGCACAGCAGTTGGCTCCCCGCGGCATCCGGGTCAACGTCGTCGCGCCGGGCCCGGTCTGGTCGGCGCTGCAGGTCAGCGACGGCGTCTCGGACGAGCAGATGAAGGCCTTCGACGAGGAGAACGAGTACAAGCGGGCCGGGCAGCCCGCCGAGATCGCGCCCGCGTTCGTCTTCCTCGCGTCTGCGGAGTCCAGCTACGTCTCGGGCGAGACCCTCAACGTCAACGGCGGGATGGTCACGCCCTAG
- a CDS encoding alpha/beta fold hydrolase gives MPSAANHPHECTVFFLPGLGLDAASAGAVAASADPRLRVVGIDLLDRGRAASVDDLADTALERIAAEADGGPFLVCGHSLGGKVAARVMARVLAGTEQVFGLAGAVLLAPSPPTPEPMPDDKRAEMLATAQGDHLSREDAAAFVTANVATPLSADVNDAAIDAVVRQPASAWRDWLTAGSLEDATSLVGVLDLPVVVLAGEDDEALGADAQPDLIAEVYPRARVERMPGVGHLLPYEAPERVAAVLAETWDAIRAAAPVVPAEWGRVIASSRVDVAVRRTLAHRAIADDRGRAPRTLNRAQVETLRALAALLVPQGDGPSIDLASRIDDMLAEGGTDGWRPLGSPADPIAYARGLDAIAAVWPGEVTEQRSLIVRLITDGIDAAGLGADGIRSWFEDARNDLLRMWLAHPASLARIGFDGFAVGGTGPRPAGWSAVSAGERETWEPSELGETVVEGAA, from the coding sequence GTGCCGAGCGCTGCGAACCACCCTCACGAGTGCACCGTCTTCTTCTTGCCGGGATTGGGACTGGATGCCGCCTCTGCCGGCGCCGTCGCGGCCTCGGCCGATCCGCGGCTCCGCGTCGTCGGCATCGATCTGCTCGATCGGGGGCGCGCGGCATCCGTCGACGACCTCGCCGACACCGCGCTCGAGCGGATCGCGGCGGAGGCCGACGGCGGCCCCTTCCTCGTGTGCGGACACAGCCTCGGCGGCAAAGTCGCCGCTCGCGTCATGGCGCGCGTGCTGGCCGGCACCGAGCAGGTCTTCGGGCTCGCGGGCGCCGTGCTCCTCGCTCCCTCTCCCCCGACGCCGGAGCCGATGCCCGACGACAAGCGCGCCGAGATGCTCGCCACCGCGCAGGGTGACCACCTGTCACGGGAGGATGCCGCCGCCTTCGTCACGGCGAACGTCGCCACCCCCCTTTCCGCCGACGTGAACGACGCGGCGATCGATGCCGTCGTGCGGCAACCGGCATCCGCGTGGCGCGACTGGCTCACCGCGGGCAGCCTCGAGGACGCGACGTCGCTCGTGGGCGTGCTTGACCTGCCCGTCGTCGTACTGGCGGGCGAGGACGACGAGGCGCTCGGCGCCGACGCGCAGCCCGATCTGATCGCCGAGGTATACCCCCGCGCCCGCGTCGAGCGGATGCCAGGCGTCGGCCACCTGCTGCCGTACGAGGCTCCCGAGCGGGTCGCCGCGGTGCTTGCCGAGACGTGGGATGCGATCCGCGCGGCGGCTCCGGTGGTGCCGGCGGAGTGGGGGCGCGTGATCGCGTCGTCGCGCGTCGATGTCGCCGTGCGGCGGACGCTCGCCCACCGCGCGATCGCGGATGACCGGGGCCGCGCGCCCCGCACGCTGAACCGTGCTCAGGTCGAGACGCTCCGTGCGCTCGCGGCGCTGCTCGTGCCGCAGGGCGACGGGCCGTCCATCGACCTGGCGTCGCGCATCGACGACATGCTCGCCGAGGGCGGCACCGACGGCTGGCGTCCGCTCGGCTCCCCCGCCGATCCGATCGCGTACGCCCGCGGCCTGGACGCGATCGCCGCGGTGTGGCCCGGCGAGGTCACCGAGCAGCGCAGCCTGATCGTGCGGCTCATCACCGACGGCATCGACGCGGCGGGCCTTGGGGCAGACGGCATCCGCTCGTGGTTCGAGGATGCGCGCAACGATCTGCTGCGCATGTGGCTGGCCCACCCGGCGTCGCTCGCGCGCATCGGGTTCGACGGTTTCGCGGTCGGCGGTACCGGCCCGCGTCCGGCGGGATGGTCCGCCGTCTCGGCGGGCGAACGAGAGACATGGGAGCCGAGCGAGCTCGGCGAGACAGTGGTGGAGGGAGCCGCGTGA
- a CDS encoding cellulase family glycosylhydrolase, producing MLRRVLAVLAAVVLTSSLGVASTPDTADAATLPWLRTQGSKIVDASSGKAVTLKATSWFGMETDTCAPHGLWSITLDQGMAQIAGMGFNTVRLPFSNECLTKRSVGSVNTALNPTLAKASALSVMDAVIASARKYNLRVILDRHRPGSDAQSELWYTKKYSESRWISDWKMLAKRYKNQPTVIGFDLHNEPRGKACWGCGVSSRDWRAAAMRAGNAIHTVNSRLLIIVEGVQYGADGKGTWWGGNLTGVKSKPVTLKVKNRVVYSPHEYPSTVFDQPWFRDKRYPENLRALWDKQWGYIVTKNIAPVFVGEFGTKLQSSSDKKWLSKLVQYLKDRRMSWAYWSFNPNSGDTGGLLKDDWYTREKTKLAALKPILTPRNVRYPAAPAPTPAPRPSPQQPAPGSTPDPSVGKSTSASSNGVSATLTVTSSWPSKYQIALALTASSGVKVRSWTASWASPGATAVDSAWGMSCRVASPGTASARISCSGTEWGLANLTQGSRVDVGAIFTAPKAPASPPLTLSVTR from the coding sequence ATGCTGCGACGCGTGCTCGCGGTCCTGGCCGCAGTGGTGCTGACGTCATCCCTCGGCGTCGCCTCGACCCCCGACACGGCCGATGCCGCCACGCTCCCCTGGCTGAGGACGCAGGGGTCGAAGATCGTGGACGCCTCGAGCGGCAAGGCTGTGACCCTCAAGGCCACGTCGTGGTTCGGCATGGAGACCGACACGTGCGCTCCGCACGGGCTGTGGTCGATCACGCTCGACCAGGGCATGGCGCAGATCGCGGGCATGGGCTTCAACACCGTGCGCCTGCCGTTCTCGAACGAATGCCTGACGAAGAGGTCGGTCGGCTCCGTCAACACGGCGCTCAACCCGACGCTCGCGAAGGCCTCGGCGCTGTCGGTGATGGATGCCGTGATCGCGAGCGCCCGCAAGTACAACCTGCGCGTGATCCTCGACCGGCACCGGCCGGGTTCCGACGCCCAGTCCGAGCTCTGGTACACGAAGAAGTACTCGGAGTCCCGGTGGATCTCGGACTGGAAGATGCTCGCCAAGCGCTACAAGAATCAGCCGACGGTGATCGGCTTCGACCTGCACAACGAGCCGCGCGGCAAGGCGTGCTGGGGCTGCGGGGTGAGCTCCCGCGACTGGCGCGCCGCAGCGATGCGCGCCGGCAATGCGATCCACACCGTCAACTCGAGGCTGCTCATCATCGTCGAGGGCGTGCAGTACGGCGCTGACGGCAAGGGCACGTGGTGGGGCGGCAACCTCACGGGCGTGAAGTCGAAGCCGGTCACCCTGAAGGTGAAGAACCGGGTCGTCTACTCGCCGCACGAGTACCCGTCGACGGTGTTCGACCAGCCGTGGTTCCGCGACAAGCGCTACCCCGAGAACCTCCGCGCGCTGTGGGACAAGCAGTGGGGCTACATCGTCACGAAGAACATCGCCCCGGTGTTCGTCGGGGAGTTCGGCACGAAGCTGCAGTCCTCGTCCGACAAGAAGTGGCTGTCGAAGCTCGTCCAGTATCTGAAGGACCGGCGCATGAGCTGGGCGTACTGGTCGTTCAACCCGAACAGCGGCGACACCGGCGGCCTGCTGAAGGACGATTGGTACACGCGCGAGAAGACCAAGCTCGCCGCGCTGAAGCCGATCCTGACGCCGAGGAACGTGCGCTATCCCGCCGCCCCGGCTCCGACGCCCGCGCCGCGGCCGTCCCCGCAGCAGCCCGCGCCCGGCTCGACGCCCGACCCCTCGGTCGGAAAGTCGACGAGCGCGTCCTCGAACGGCGTCTCGGCGACCCTGACCGTGACGAGCTCGTGGCCGTCGAAGTATCAGATCGCCCTCGCCCTCACGGCCTCGTCGGGCGTCAAGGTGCGCTCGTGGACGGCGTCGTGGGCATCGCCCGGTGCGACCGCCGTCGACAGCGCGTGGGGCATGTCGTGCCGCGTCGCGAGTCCCGGCACGGCGAGTGCGCGCATCAGCTGCTCGGGCACGGAGTGGGGGCTCGCGAACCTCACGCAGGGGTCCCGGGTCGACGTCGGAGCGATCTTCACCGCGCCGAAGGCACCGGCATCCCCTCCCCTGACTCTGTCGGTGACGCGCTGA
- a CDS encoding GMC family oxidoreductase, which translates to MTDHPGMQRFDLDEVVDVVVVGTGAGGAPLLARLAEAGLRVVALEAGPDFAPSEFTPDELESTKINWMSERLSGGDDPTAFGPNNSGYGVGGSTLHWGAFTPRPDARDLRLRTDTGEGRDWPIDHAELIRYIERVESDIGVSGPAHYPWDPSRSYAYPPVRRNGSSDVMIRGCEALGITATDGPAAILTRDRDQPHYGVRSATLDNGDIHQGDRFGAKATTANTYLPAAVAAGAEVRPDAFVHGIERDASGTVTAVVYRSGGADHRQRCAALVLAAGGVETPRLLLHTGVGNANGVVGRGFMAHGGVQVWGTFDEPIRGYRGYPSSIISEDFVRPDDADFVGGYLLQSLGVMPLNFGTQLVRGAGLWGDDLMSAMSAYPFSAGVGMNGECLPDDRNALTLSDELAEDGMPRAEITFSQGDNERAIDRHGVAVMERILRAAGARSTRVLQRSCHTLGTARMGDDPTDSVVDASGRSHEIENLWICDNSTFPSALTANPALTQMALALRTADLLLASR; encoded by the coding sequence GTGACGGATCACCCGGGCATGCAGAGGTTCGATCTGGACGAGGTCGTCGACGTCGTCGTCGTGGGGACGGGTGCCGGCGGCGCTCCCCTGCTCGCGCGTCTCGCCGAGGCGGGCCTGCGGGTCGTGGCGCTCGAGGCGGGCCCGGACTTCGCGCCGAGCGAGTTCACCCCCGATGAGCTCGAGTCCACGAAGATCAACTGGATGTCGGAGCGCCTCAGCGGCGGCGACGATCCGACGGCGTTCGGGCCCAACAACAGCGGTTACGGCGTCGGCGGAAGCACGCTGCACTGGGGCGCGTTCACGCCGCGCCCGGATGCGCGCGACCTGCGCCTGCGCACCGACACGGGCGAGGGGCGCGACTGGCCGATCGATCACGCCGAGCTGATCCGCTACATCGAGCGGGTCGAATCCGACATCGGCGTCAGCGGACCGGCGCACTACCCGTGGGACCCCTCGCGCTCGTACGCCTACCCGCCGGTGCGGCGCAACGGCTCGTCCGACGTGATGATCCGCGGGTGCGAGGCACTCGGCATCACGGCGACCGACGGACCGGCGGCGATCCTCACGCGCGACCGCGACCAGCCGCACTACGGCGTGCGCTCGGCGACGCTCGACAACGGCGACATCCATCAGGGCGATCGCTTCGGCGCGAAGGCGACGACCGCGAACACGTACCTGCCTGCCGCCGTGGCCGCCGGTGCCGAGGTGCGCCCCGACGCCTTCGTCCACGGGATCGAACGGGATGCCTCGGGCACCGTCACGGCCGTCGTGTACCGCTCCGGCGGTGCCGACCACCGACAGCGCTGCGCCGCGCTCGTGCTCGCGGCCGGCGGTGTCGAGACGCCGCGGCTGCTGCTGCACACCGGAGTCGGCAACGCGAACGGCGTCGTGGGCCGCGGGTTCATGGCGCACGGCGGCGTCCAGGTGTGGGGCACGTTCGACGAGCCGATCCGCGGCTACCGCGGGTACCCATCGTCGATCATCAGCGAGGACTTCGTGCGTCCGGACGACGCCGACTTCGTGGGCGGCTACCTGCTGCAGAGCCTCGGCGTGATGCCGCTGAACTTCGGCACGCAACTCGTCCGCGGGGCGGGGCTCTGGGGCGACGACCTCATGTCGGCCATGAGCGCGTACCCGTTCAGCGCCGGCGTCGGCATGAACGGCGAATGCCTCCCCGACGACCGCAACGCCCTGACCCTCAGCGACGAGCTCGCCGAAGACGGGATGCCGCGGGCCGAGATCACGTTCTCGCAGGGGGACAACGAGCGGGCCATCGACCGGCACGGCGTCGCGGTGATGGAGCGGATCCTGCGGGCCGCGGGTGCCCGCAGCACGCGGGTCCTGCAGCGCTCATGCCACACGCTCGGGACGGCCCGGATGGGTGACGATCCGACCGACAGCGTCGTGGACGCATCCGGTCGGTCGCACGAGATCGAGAACCTCTGGATCTGCGACAACTCGACGTTCCCGAGTGCTCTGACGGCGAACCCCGCGTTGACGCAGATGGCGCTCGCACTCCGGACCGCCGATCTCCTGCTCGCGAGCCGCTGA
- the rfbA gene encoding glucose-1-phosphate thymidylyltransferase RfbA, with amino-acid sequence MKGIILAGGSGTRLHPITLGVSKQLIPVYDKPMIYYPLTTLMLAGIRDILIITTPHDAEHFERLLGDGSQFGISLTFAQQPSPDGLAQAFTIGADHIGDDSVALVLGDNLLYGPGLGSQLQQYRKVDGGAVFAYYVAEPSAYGVVEFDGDGKAISLEEKPAQPKSNYAVPGLYFYDNDVVEIARGLSPSPRGEYEITDINSAYLAAGKLQVEVLPRGTAWLDTGTFDQMLDAGEYVRTIERRTGLKIGVPEEVAWRQGFLSDDELRERAEKLIKSGYGTYLLDILNRGE; translated from the coding sequence ATGAAGGGCATCATTCTCGCCGGGGGGTCGGGCACGCGACTGCACCCGATCACGCTCGGCGTCTCGAAGCAGCTCATCCCGGTGTACGACAAGCCGATGATCTACTACCCGCTCACCACCCTGATGCTGGCCGGGATCCGCGACATCCTCATCATCACGACGCCGCACGACGCCGAGCACTTCGAACGGCTCCTCGGCGACGGGTCGCAGTTCGGCATCTCGCTGACGTTCGCCCAGCAGCCCTCGCCCGACGGTCTCGCTCAGGCCTTCACGATCGGCGCCGACCACATCGGCGACGACTCCGTCGCCCTCGTGCTCGGCGACAACCTCCTCTACGGCCCGGGTCTCGGCTCCCAGCTGCAGCAGTACCGGAAAGTCGACGGCGGTGCCGTCTTCGCCTACTACGTCGCGGAGCCCAGCGCCTACGGCGTGGTCGAGTTCGACGGCGACGGCAAGGCCATCTCGCTCGAAGAGAAGCCCGCCCAGCCCAAGAGCAACTACGCCGTCCCCGGGCTGTACTTCTACGACAACGACGTCGTCGAGATCGCTCGCGGGCTGAGCCCGTCGCCCCGCGGCGAGTACGAGATCACCGATATCAACAGCGCCTACCTCGCGGCGGGCAAGCTGCAGGTCGAGGTCCTCCCGCGCGGCACCGCGTGGCTCGACACCGGAACCTTCGACCAGATGCTCGACGCCGGCGAGTACGTCCGCACGATCGAACGGCGCACCGGACTCAAGATCGGCGTTCCGGAAGAAGTCGCCTGGCGGCAGGGCTTCCTCAGCGACGATGAGCTCCGCGAGCGCGCCGAGAAGCTGATCAAGTCCGGATACGGCACGTATCTGCTCGACATCCTGAACAGGGGCGAATGA